A stretch of the Paenibacillus dendritiformis genome encodes the following:
- a CDS encoding carbohydrate ABC transporter permease has translation MKGDRKYIVMFLLPAAVFMSVFLYYPFFKSVYLSFYRTTGFFDKKFVGWDNYKRLFTDELLGAATLHTLELMLYVILFQVGIALVLAVLVDNIQKLKGFYRTVFFFPVVISGTAISLLFVLFYNYNFGLLNNLLANFGIEKILWLDENNALKAVAIPTVWHYIGFYFVLFLTAMSKIPSDYYEAAKLEGISGIRKTTMLTIPLIMSDIKVVITLAITGTLKVFEFVWVITKGQNGTEVLGTYMYKKAMVDQNFGYGSTIAIYMVVFGVLLALIANRLLKRDEITY, from the coding sequence ATGAAGGGCGACCGAAAGTATATTGTTATGTTCTTGCTGCCTGCAGCGGTTTTTATGTCGGTCTTTCTCTACTATCCGTTCTTCAAGAGCGTCTATCTCAGCTTTTATCGCACGACCGGATTTTTCGACAAGAAATTTGTCGGCTGGGATAACTACAAGCGATTGTTCACGGATGAGCTGTTGGGAGCGGCGACGCTGCATACGTTGGAACTGATGTTGTATGTCATTTTGTTCCAGGTCGGGATCGCGCTCGTGCTGGCGGTGCTGGTCGACAACATTCAGAAGCTGAAGGGATTTTACCGTACCGTCTTCTTTTTCCCTGTCGTCATTTCGGGAACGGCGATCTCCTTGTTGTTCGTCCTGTTCTACAACTACAATTTCGGTCTGTTGAACAATCTGCTGGCGAACTTCGGCATCGAGAAAATATTATGGCTCGATGAGAACAATGCGCTGAAAGCCGTAGCCATTCCAACGGTATGGCACTATATCGGATTTTATTTTGTCCTGTTCCTTACCGCGATGTCCAAAATTCCTTCCGACTATTATGAGGCGGCCAAGCTCGAAGGGATTTCCGGCATCCGCAAAACTACGATGCTGACCATTCCGCTCATTATGAGCGATATCAAGGTCGTCATTACGTTGGCGATTACGGGGACGCTGAAAGTATTCGAATTCGTCTGGGTCATTACGAAGGGGCAGAACGGCACGGAAGTTCTCGGAACGTATATGTACAAAAAGGCAATGGTGGATCAGAACTTCGGTTACGGCTCCACGATCGCCATTTACATGGTCGTGTTCGGCGTACTGCTGGCGCTTATCGCCAACCGGCTGTTGAAGAGGGACGAGATTACTTACTAA
- a CDS encoding carbohydrate ABC transporter permease, whose protein sequence is MEPTLVVERNARRAKSKRFSFSAALMYTVLTAWALTTIYPLFWIVNNSFKMSRDVMNNSFGIAWNPVMTNYTNALDRINIGKSYLNSLIMSFGTVFLVLLFGGLAAYILSRFQFRGKRTIYSILYATLLIPAFATVVPVYELLIKTSLVNTYWGLILPQTAGNLTFATLVIAGYMATIPKDLEEAAFIDGCNRWQMFTKVFVPVSRPVFASASIFVFMWSYNDLFSAMIFVNKENVRPIVALLNEISSQYGTDFGLMATAVSLTVIPVLIVYLFISKFIQKGLTEGAVKG, encoded by the coding sequence ATGGAGCCAACCTTAGTTGTGGAACGCAATGCCCGGCGAGCGAAGTCGAAGCGGTTCAGCTTCAGCGCCGCCTTGATGTATACCGTACTGACGGCGTGGGCCTTGACGACAATTTATCCGTTATTCTGGATTGTGAACAACTCATTCAAGATGTCGCGGGATGTCATGAACAACTCGTTCGGCATCGCCTGGAATCCGGTGATGACGAACTACACCAATGCGCTGGACCGGATCAATATCGGGAAGAGCTATTTGAACAGCTTGATTATGTCCTTCGGCACCGTATTTTTGGTGCTGCTGTTCGGCGGCTTGGCGGCTTATATCCTGTCCCGCTTCCAATTCCGCGGCAAGAGAACGATTTATTCGATTCTTTACGCCACTTTGCTTATTCCGGCGTTTGCCACGGTGGTGCCGGTATATGAGCTGTTGATCAAAACAAGCCTGGTCAATACGTACTGGGGTCTCATTTTGCCGCAGACTGCGGGGAACCTGACCTTCGCCACGCTGGTTATCGCGGGATATATGGCTACGATCCCGAAGGATTTGGAGGAGGCCGCCTTCATTGACGGCTGCAACCGCTGGCAAATGTTCACGAAGGTATTCGTGCCGGTGTCGCGGCCTGTATTCGCCTCGGCCAGCATTTTCGTATTTATGTGGTCGTACAATGATTTGTTCTCGGCCATGATTTTTGTCAACAAGGAAAACGTCCGGCCGATCGTGGCCTTGCTGAATGAAATCAGCTCGCAATATGGAACCGACTTCGGATTGATGGCGACCGCCGTATCGCTGACCGTCATTCCGGTATTGATTGTGTATCTGTTTATCTCGAAGTTCATCCAAAAAGGGTTGACCGAAGGCGCCGTAAAGGGATAA
- a CDS encoding mandelate racemase/muconate lactonizing enzyme family protein encodes MSRLLIKEAVFEKVTVGFQGESISSYFLLIKTSEEFQGFFGPVYKPYLSAYMELCRLLLDKDPLRTEAIWKILWDSQLGGRTGLFMEFMSAIDCALWDIKGKYFHAPVYELLGGRTRSSVPCYASMLGFNEAEKGAVSIAKQYYMSGFEFQKWPLRFQYHGNIEEHARNVRELVEGVPDCNFMFDVFGKWNYNQFLAFVNYTKDLKITWIEEPLPSESYINMNLSSSLLPLAFGEHLSHVYEFTPFATNSGVVFLQPDIGRCGGITEAMKILGLAKAFGKRIIPHGHNLLPALHLAASQPSDTLPMVEYHITIEPRRQCFYKNPVAPKGDLLEIGSIIGLGMDYDQDKIERVETICSIS; translated from the coding sequence ATGAGCAGGTTATTAATTAAAGAGGCCGTATTTGAAAAAGTCACCGTTGGTTTCCAGGGTGAGTCCATTTCATCTTACTTCCTGCTTATCAAGACGTCAGAGGAGTTTCAAGGCTTTTTTGGTCCTGTGTACAAGCCATATCTTTCCGCTTATATGGAGCTCTGCAGACTTCTGCTTGATAAAGATCCGTTGCGAACTGAGGCGATTTGGAAGATTCTTTGGGATTCCCAGTTAGGGGGAAGAACCGGATTATTTATGGAGTTTATGAGTGCTATTGATTGTGCGCTATGGGACATTAAAGGAAAGTACTTTCATGCTCCTGTTTATGAGCTCCTTGGCGGCCGTACCCGCTCTTCGGTTCCATGTTATGCTAGTATGCTTGGCTTCAATGAAGCTGAAAAAGGAGCAGTATCGATTGCCAAACAGTACTATATGTCAGGATTTGAGTTTCAAAAATGGCCACTGCGTTTTCAATATCACGGTAACATTGAGGAGCATGCTCGCAACGTTAGGGAATTGGTTGAGGGAGTCCCTGATTGCAATTTTATGTTTGATGTATTTGGCAAGTGGAACTATAATCAATTTCTTGCTTTTGTAAACTATACGAAAGATTTAAAAATAACCTGGATCGAGGAGCCGCTGCCGTCAGAAAGCTACATCAACATGAATTTGAGTTCGAGCTTGCTTCCGTTAGCATTTGGCGAGCACCTGTCCCATGTGTATGAGTTCACCCCTTTCGCCACCAATTCAGGAGTTGTATTCCTCCAACCGGATATAGGAAGGTGTGGAGGCATTACCGAAGCGATGAAGATATTGGGACTTGCAAAAGCTTTCGGAAAACGGATAATCCCGCACGGTCATAACCTGCTGCCCGCATTGCATCTAGCGGCGTCTCAACCATCTGATACGCTTCCAATGGTTGAATATCATATTACGATTGAGCCCCGAAGACAATGCTTCTATAAGAATCCTGTCGCTCCAAAAGGAGATTTACTGGAAATAGGGAGCATCATTGGCCTTGGGATGGATTATGATCAAGATAAAATCGAGAGAGTGGAAACGATATGCAGTATATCCTGA
- a CDS encoding collagenase has protein sequence MRQQAWMRWASILLAAAIAAGSPAGFAAAQSKAAHPAEGRMEQRTASAWALEELPPSAAPFGADGELPSAVAESADAGISEPQLQPLTSETRADRNYSMAELNSLSYEELTDLLVRIEWSKIPDLFKYNDDTRRFYADEDRFQAIVDRLEESGRQFTPEDDQGIPTLVEVLRSGYYLGYYNKELARINEPAFRDKMLPAIKAIIDNPAFAWGNDLQNKVIGATGRMISNSTTDPDTVERLTGLLQSFNDRADALSGDYEASRAFYEVIKGVGYVLMWRMDEPDREAAFKGSIDGYLEQLFRMAQHGPASADKLWLTNNAIYYTGSLGRYYSEPQQANRVLTDVMQTAPALGEMYFVAADQIDQHYAGTDASGRRVDMNELKQRGKERYLPQRVEFDDGRFVFRTGSQLSEEQLQRLYWAAKEVQAQFHRVIGSDQPLEQGNPDDVLTVVIYNNPDEYRMNRYLYGYDTDNGGIYIEPDGTFFTYDRTIEQSIYSLEELFRHEFTHYLQGRYEVPGMWGQGPLYKTGRMQWFDEGGAEFFAGATRTEGIQPRKSVVGNLRHDGPGERYSVADTVNSQYGSWRFYDYSFALYDYLYHQDFRTMDRIHQAIRFNDASAYEGQLAAISGDTRMNDAYQRSIEAQVARYDSLTVPLVSDEYLLAPEQKPVQEIYNEIAAAAGLRDTSATERESRFFRSFELRGTYIGSAAAGKEQDWQTMNSLTDGFLQALSEQPWNGYKTVTAYFTNYRVDDAGRFVYDVVFHGKLPAGGDAGENPDDNGGPLPDGGIGNEDGDGAADGGHDGGQPDADHEPNDTWEQAVQLDGTGKPVSGKLSDTDWADVYRFEAGKDEQWNIKLETEQADTVAWLVFHESDLTTYAAYPKQVEGTSVSGSVAGTAGTYYVYVYPVGVGEQSYRLIVQPESNSGQEPELPRFEETEPNNSPDMANGPIPAGRPVLGTLNGSDRQDVFIIDVDQPSEVHIELERQLGSNVNWILYREGDTERPLLYPSELDGNRMSGGFAAEPGRYHLYVYKYADEDIHYTLQARY, from the coding sequence ATGAGACAACAAGCATGGATGAGATGGGCTTCGATTTTGCTGGCGGCGGCCATTGCTGCAGGAAGTCCGGCAGGCTTCGCCGCAGCCCAATCGAAGGCGGCGCACCCGGCGGAAGGACGGATGGAGCAAAGAACCGCCAGTGCATGGGCGCTGGAGGAGCTCCCTCCGTCCGCTGCGCCGTTCGGCGCGGACGGAGAGCTTCCGAGCGCGGTGGCGGAGTCCGCCGATGCCGGCATCTCTGAGCCGCAGCTTCAGCCGCTGACAAGCGAGACGCGCGCCGACAGGAATTACAGCATGGCGGAATTGAATTCCCTGTCGTATGAGGAGCTTACGGATCTGCTCGTTCGTATCGAATGGTCGAAGATTCCGGATCTGTTCAAGTACAATGACGATACCCGTCGTTTTTACGCGGACGAGGATCGTTTCCAAGCGATTGTGGATCGGCTGGAGGAAAGCGGCAGACAGTTCACGCCCGAGGACGATCAAGGCATTCCGACGTTGGTGGAGGTGCTCCGTTCCGGTTATTACCTCGGATATTACAACAAGGAGCTGGCCCGGATTAATGAACCGGCATTCCGGGACAAGATGCTCCCTGCCATCAAGGCGATTATCGATAACCCCGCCTTTGCTTGGGGCAACGACTTACAGAACAAGGTTATCGGAGCGACAGGCAGAATGATCTCCAATTCTACCACCGATCCGGATACCGTGGAGCGATTGACAGGGCTTCTTCAGAGCTTCAACGACCGCGCGGATGCCTTGTCCGGTGATTACGAGGCTTCCAGAGCATTCTACGAGGTGATAAAGGGTGTCGGTTATGTGCTCATGTGGCGCATGGACGAACCGGACCGGGAAGCTGCGTTCAAGGGAAGCATCGACGGCTATTTGGAGCAGCTGTTCCGGATGGCGCAGCATGGACCTGCATCGGCGGACAAGCTGTGGCTGACGAATAACGCCATTTACTACACCGGTTCGCTCGGCCGTTATTACAGCGAGCCGCAGCAAGCGAACCGGGTGCTGACCGATGTCATGCAGACCGCGCCGGCGCTGGGCGAGATGTACTTCGTGGCTGCCGATCAGATTGACCAGCACTATGCGGGAACAGATGCTTCCGGCCGCCGGGTCGATATGAACGAGTTGAAGCAGCGCGGGAAGGAGCGCTATTTGCCGCAGCGGGTCGAGTTCGATGACGGCCGCTTCGTATTCCGGACGGGCAGCCAGTTGAGCGAGGAACAGCTTCAGCGCTTATATTGGGCGGCCAAGGAGGTCCAAGCCCAATTCCATCGCGTCATCGGCAGCGATCAGCCGCTGGAGCAGGGAAATCCGGATGACGTGCTGACGGTCGTCATTTACAACAATCCGGATGAATACCGGATGAATCGTTATTTGTACGGGTACGACACCGACAACGGCGGCATTTACATTGAACCCGACGGCACGTTCTTTACGTATGATCGGACGATCGAACAGAGCATTTATAGTCTGGAAGAGCTGTTCCGCCATGAATTTACCCATTACCTCCAGGGCCGGTACGAGGTGCCCGGCATGTGGGGCCAGGGGCCGCTGTATAAAACTGGACGCATGCAGTGGTTTGACGAAGGCGGCGCGGAATTTTTCGCCGGAGCTACTCGGACGGAAGGGATTCAGCCCCGCAAGTCGGTCGTCGGAAATCTGCGGCATGACGGCCCGGGAGAGCGTTACTCCGTGGCGGATACGGTGAATTCGCAGTACGGCTCATGGAGATTTTACGATTATTCCTTTGCGTTGTACGATTACTTGTACCATCAGGATTTTAGAACGATGGATCGGATTCATCAGGCCATCCGGTTCAATGATGCCTCCGCTTATGAAGGACAGCTGGCGGCGATAAGCGGCGATACGCGCATGAATGATGCCTACCAACGCTCGATTGAGGCGCAGGTCGCCCGCTATGACAGCTTGACGGTTCCGCTCGTGTCGGATGAGTATTTGCTGGCGCCGGAGCAGAAGCCGGTGCAGGAGATCTATAACGAAATCGCGGCTGCGGCCGGATTGAGGGATACGAGCGCAACGGAGCGGGAATCGCGCTTCTTCCGGTCCTTCGAGCTTCGCGGCACGTACATCGGTAGCGCCGCTGCGGGGAAAGAGCAAGATTGGCAGACGATGAACAGCTTGACGGACGGCTTCCTGCAAGCTTTGTCGGAACAGCCATGGAACGGGTATAAGACCGTCACCGCCTACTTTACCAATTACCGGGTGGACGATGCAGGACGATTCGTCTATGATGTGGTGTTCCACGGCAAGCTTCCTGCAGGCGGGGATGCTGGCGAGAATCCGGACGACAACGGCGGACCATTGCCGGATGGAGGCATCGGGAACGAAGACGGCGATGGAGCGGCGGATGGCGGACATGACGGCGGACAACCGGATGCGGACCATGAGCCCAACGATACCTGGGAGCAGGCGGTTCAACTGGATGGCACGGGCAAGCCGGTATCCGGCAAGCTGAGCGATACGGATTGGGCTGACGTGTACCGTTTTGAGGCCGGGAAGGATGAACAATGGAATATCAAGTTGGAGACAGAGCAAGCAGACACCGTCGCCTGGCTCGTCTTCCACGAGTCCGACCTGACTACCTATGCCGCCTATCCGAAGCAAGTGGAAGGAACAAGCGTATCCGGCTCCGTAGCGGGTACGGCGGGAACTTATTACGTGTATGTATACCCTGTGGGGGTCGGAGAGCAGTCCTATCGCTTGATCGTCCAGCCGGAAAGCAATTCCGGTCAGGAGCCGGAGCTTCCTCGATTCGAAGAGACCGAGCCGAACAATTCGCCTGATATGGCCAACGGCCCGATTCCGGCAGGCCGGCCTGTCCTGGGAACCCTGAATGGCAGCGACCGGCAGGATGTATTCATCATTGACGTGGACCAGCCGTCCGAGGTTCATATCGAGCTGGAGCGGCAGCTTGGATCGAACGTGAATTGGATCCTGTACCGGGAAGGCGATACCGAGCGTCCGCTCCTGTATCCATCCGAGCTGGACGGCAACAGAATGAGCGGCGGGTTCGCGGCGGAACCGGGACGATACCATCTGTATGTCTATAAATATGCCGATGAGGATATTCACTATACGCTGCAGGCTCGGTACTGA
- a CDS encoding ABC transporter permease, whose product MSNVNYYIQVFISLVKVNLRQFAQYRFNFVLSTVVNLLWIIVQITFVSIIFARVPAINGWGKYEMLLLIGIDEIIFPFFMAFGFTSLKRVEASVVDGTMDYSLLKPINLQFYLTFKHINLMELSPAIFGIVLTVYAYNQLQLQFPSFDVILLLLFLVLIGYWILISLMIIITSVAFKYKRISQLQSTLLVFAQTMIYPIDIYSGYYKLIITTLIPVGIIVDFPARLLTKGLEISWVSYSLFIASIFGVLAYFALKWGIKNYTSASS is encoded by the coding sequence ATGAGCAACGTAAATTATTATATTCAAGTGTTCATCTCCCTGGTAAAAGTAAATCTACGCCAATTTGCTCAGTACAGGTTTAACTTTGTACTCTCGACCGTTGTTAATTTACTTTGGATTATTGTACAAATTACTTTTGTCTCCATTATTTTCGCCAGAGTTCCTGCGATCAATGGCTGGGGAAAATATGAGATGTTATTGCTCATAGGTATTGATGAGATCATTTTTCCATTCTTTATGGCTTTTGGATTTACGAGCTTAAAGCGGGTTGAAGCCTCGGTTGTCGATGGAACAATGGACTATTCCTTATTGAAGCCGATCAACCTCCAATTTTATTTAACCTTTAAGCATATTAATTTGATGGAATTGTCGCCTGCTATTTTTGGAATCGTTCTTACTGTATATGCATATAACCAACTCCAACTCCAATTTCCTTCATTTGATGTAATCCTCCTTCTCCTCTTCCTTGTGTTGATAGGATATTGGATATTAATTAGCCTAATGATTATTATTACTTCTGTTGCGTTTAAGTACAAAAGGATTTCACAGTTACAAAGCACCCTTCTTGTTTTTGCCCAAACCATGATTTACCCGATAGACATTTATTCAGGTTACTACAAGCTGATAATAACAACGCTCATACCGGTAGGAATTATTGTAGATTTTCCAGCGAGATTGTTAACCAAAGGACTTGAAATTTCTTGGGTTTCTTATTCACTTTTTATAGCCTCAATTTTTGGAGTTCTGGCTTATTTCGCTTTAAAATGGGGAATCAAAAATTATACGAGTGCCAGCAGTTAA
- a CDS encoding ABC transporter permease — MKTYITYFRCILATQVIFRFSFFTEFLAQIVPMLVKIFLWSAIIKNSPNSSSQEINFIITYFIVSFVLIQITEHRLIIADKIRLGTLSAELLKPVSIINLEFTRAAALKIISLVKLIPATILLMYIYHDYVIVPNLDIYSLLFIIISFALFFNIQLFIHNLSFYVIEISGLSYIISVIISVFSGNLIPFSYIPENIRMIFEMLPFKYLVHVPVSSLLGQLPSAIANMFILQAGLYLVLFSLMNVLLFKIGCKKYLAVGG, encoded by the coding sequence ATGAAAACATACATTACTTATTTTCGGTGTATTTTAGCGACGCAAGTTATATTTCGCTTTTCATTTTTCACGGAATTTTTGGCACAAATCGTCCCGATGCTAGTAAAAATATTTTTGTGGAGTGCCATAATAAAAAATTCGCCGAACTCTTCGTCGCAAGAAATTAACTTTATTATTACCTATTTCATTGTCTCTTTTGTGCTAATACAAATTACGGAACACCGGCTGATAATTGCTGATAAAATCCGATTGGGCACCCTTTCTGCTGAACTGCTGAAACCTGTAAGTATCATTAACCTTGAATTTACAAGGGCTGCTGCTTTGAAAATAATTTCATTGGTAAAGCTCATTCCTGCAACAATACTTCTTATGTATATATACCATGATTATGTGATTGTTCCTAATCTCGACATTTACTCGTTGTTGTTTATCATCATTAGTTTTGCTCTTTTCTTTAATATTCAACTGTTTATTCATAATCTATCTTTTTATGTCATTGAAATAAGTGGACTCTCCTATATTATTTCAGTTATCATTTCCGTGTTTTCAGGTAATTTAATCCCATTTAGTTATATTCCCGAGAACATTAGAATGATTTTTGAAATGCTGCCCTTTAAATATCTAGTACATGTTCCTGTAAGCTCTTTACTCGGCCAATTGCCTTCAGCCATTGCAAATATGTTCATTCTCCAAGCCGGACTTTATTTGGTTTTGTTTTCATTGATGAACGTGCTTCTATTTAAAATCGGTTGCAAAAAATATTTGGCGGTAGGGGGGTAA
- a CDS encoding ABC transporter substrate-binding protein, with protein sequence MKRSSLVLMSIMLLLSMFLAACGNKGGSNAGGPAEGTTPPAETGTPEAKADPVKLRVFSTFGGTDAAREAFQALLDDFTAKNPHVTIENDTMSANDDGFRTKVNTDMNSGNEPDLLFYFIGADAEGFVNAGKVVPLNEILDADSEWKNGFIPNALEMARQKDGNIYAVPLTGFYEGLFVNKKIFEENGLELPTDWEKLKKAVTTLSDKGIIPLSVPFDQSHYLIEHMILSAAGPESQNKGLIDGLDPNWEKGYAAMKELYDLGAFPKDAATIDLGMAGNYYSEGLAAMILEGSWAIGGWNEDTRNNSTVIPFPQVPGGAGSGNDVVGGFGSGFYLPKSTYDDAAKKDAAIALMKHLTSKDSIQKIATANGGTPAADVEVKGLPQVALDGFAMVAKAAAINSPVDSKVAQETFSNLRASVQPVVTGKKTPTQAIEDAKKTEDDNKK encoded by the coding sequence ATGAAAAGGTCTTCATTGGTACTGATGAGCATCATGCTGTTGCTCTCCATGTTCCTCGCGGCATGCGGCAATAAGGGCGGCAGCAACGCTGGCGGTCCGGCTGAAGGAACGACGCCGCCAGCCGAGACGGGAACGCCGGAAGCCAAAGCCGATCCGGTCAAGCTTCGCGTCTTCTCGACATTCGGGGGAACGGATGCGGCTCGTGAAGCGTTCCAAGCGCTTCTGGATGATTTTACTGCGAAAAATCCTCACGTCACGATTGAAAATGATACGATGTCCGCGAACGACGACGGCTTCCGGACGAAAGTAAACACCGATATGAACAGCGGCAACGAGCCGGATTTGCTGTTCTATTTTATCGGCGCGGACGCGGAAGGCTTCGTTAATGCCGGCAAGGTCGTGCCGCTGAACGAGATTCTGGACGCGGATTCGGAGTGGAAGAACGGGTTTATTCCGAACGCACTCGAGATGGCAAGACAAAAAGACGGCAACATTTATGCTGTGCCGCTGACCGGATTCTATGAAGGGCTGTTCGTAAACAAGAAAATCTTCGAAGAGAACGGACTGGAGCTCCCGACAGATTGGGAGAAGCTGAAAAAAGCGGTGACTACGTTGTCCGACAAAGGCATTATTCCATTGTCCGTGCCGTTCGACCAATCCCACTATTTGATTGAGCATATGATTCTGTCTGCAGCAGGTCCGGAGAGCCAGAACAAAGGCTTGATCGACGGCCTCGATCCGAACTGGGAAAAAGGCTATGCGGCGATGAAAGAACTGTATGATCTCGGCGCATTCCCGAAAGATGCGGCAACGATTGACCTCGGCATGGCCGGCAACTATTACAGCGAAGGTCTGGCCGCGATGATTCTGGAAGGTTCTTGGGCGATCGGCGGATGGAATGAAGATACGCGCAACAACTCGACAGTTATCCCGTTCCCGCAGGTTCCAGGCGGCGCCGGCAGCGGCAACGATGTCGTAGGCGGCTTCGGCTCCGGATTCTACCTGCCGAAATCGACGTATGACGATGCGGCGAAAAAGGATGCCGCAATTGCATTAATGAAGCATCTGACTTCCAAGGATAGCATTCAAAAAATCGCGACCGCCAACGGCGGCACGCCAGCTGCCGACGTGGAAGTGAAAGGGCTTCCTCAGGTCGCTCTCGACGGGTTCGCGATGGTAGCCAAGGCCGCTGCCATCAATTCGCCAGTCGACAGCAAGGTGGCGCAAGAAACATTCTCCAATCTTCGCGCCAGCGTGCAACCTGTCGTGACAGGCAAGAAGACGCCGACCCAGGCGATCGAAGATGCGAAGAAAACCGAGGATGACAACAAAAAATAA
- a CDS encoding acyl carrier protein, which yields MDKEKLNKIKKIIEEIADSNEIYDLGLDDDFVELLNFDSMTFIQVIVRLESEFNVTIDDDDLTFENLNTLKKLHDYVTAERSESVR from the coding sequence TTGGATAAGGAAAAACTAAATAAAATAAAAAAGATTATTGAAGAGATAGCAGACAGCAATGAAATATACGATCTGGGTCTTGATGACGATTTTGTCGAACTATTGAATTTTGACTCCATGACTTTCATCCAAGTGATCGTTCGGCTAGAAAGTGAGTTTAACGTGACAATCGATGATGATGATTTAACATTCGAAAATTTGAATACATTGAAAAAGCTGCACGACTACGTAACTGCTGAAAGAAGTGAAAGTGTTCGATAA
- a CDS encoding HAD family hydrolase codes for MRIVVLDLDGTIVGKSKQISIPVLAKLREMESGRFPIIIATGRSLIGCRHIFNQFTPAWPIICFDGRLIYDLARRETLWASPVDPEIVDMIIERYSSTHHIIKEYPTYLSSLTKESGLLYAFSFGVSRNHLRNNDEYKSGPLRIYLKSKKKGAQDERAGSQIIEKKNIDIYQTSNDWLVLSKSKENKANALQILAERYNFNREEVIAFGDGENDIELFKNAAISIAMENGDEKLKQIATHIAGNVEEDGVLTFLEHILCGRM; via the coding sequence ATGCGCATTGTAGTTTTGGATTTGGATGGGACTATTGTAGGTAAAAGCAAGCAAATATCTATCCCGGTACTTGCAAAGCTGCGTGAAATGGAGTCTGGTCGCTTTCCAATAATTATAGCCACAGGAAGATCTTTAATTGGATGCAGGCATATATTCAACCAATTCACGCCGGCGTGGCCGATTATTTGCTTCGATGGCAGGCTGATCTACGATCTCGCCAGGAGAGAAACATTATGGGCCTCACCTGTTGACCCCGAGATAGTCGACATGATTATTGAACGGTATAGTTCAACCCATCATATTATTAAAGAGTATCCGACGTATCTTTCATCTTTGACAAAAGAAAGTGGTTTACTATATGCATTTTCTTTCGGTGTCTCCAGAAATCATCTCCGCAATAATGACGAATATAAAAGCGGGCCTCTTAGAATATACTTAAAATCAAAAAAAAAGGGAGCCCAGGATGAAAGGGCTGGAAGTCAGATTATTGAAAAGAAAAATATTGATATATATCAGACTTCTAATGATTGGCTGGTACTATCAAAATCGAAAGAGAATAAAGCAAATGCCCTTCAAATTCTTGCAGAGCGGTACAATTTTAACAGGGAGGAGGTTATTGCATTTGGCGACGGTGAAAATGATATCGAGCTATTTAAAAACGCAGCTATTTCGATTGCCATGGAGAATGGGGATGAAAAGCTTAAACAAATTGCAACACATATAGCAGGCAACGTGGAAGAAGACGGTGTATTAACTTTTCTTGAACATATTTTGTGTGGAAGAATGTAA